From a region of the Oryza sativa Japonica Group chromosome 6, ASM3414082v1 genome:
- the LOC4340174 gene encoding protein IQ-DOMAIN 9, with protein MGSGDWFKTIISKKKSKRGKSKHAKVAGQVPNGPNSTNQKSNNGPSSSSDPEDNAALEEWAATRIQNAFRCYKAKKTLRCLKGVKRLHIIGQTNPVNKQTAATLNYIQSWNKLQAEIRNRRAFMVTEGRNRKKKQENQMKLEAKLQNLQVEWNGGSDTMEEILGRIQQREEAAVKRERAMAYAFNHQWRARSATSLGNFNYEVGKGGWGWSWMDRWIAARPWEPRSLVHPENLKKGQAKKENASTNPSALKLQGSISLSNNINDRKAPKKKSSPSPPDQKKPVAASPPDQKKPVALSPPDHKKTVTPSPPDQKKPVARVQKAKAAGPPKAKPKDMKGGQQKKQQQLEVPSLSV; from the exons ATGGGGTCTGGGGACTGGTTCAAGACGATCATCAGCAAGAAGAAGTCTAAACGTGGCAAGTCAAAACACGCAAAG GTTGCCGGTCAGGTACCCAATGGGCCAAACTCAACAAATCAAAAGTCTAATAATGGTCCTTCCTCTAGTAGTGACCCTGAAGACAATGCAGCACTAGAGGAATGGGCAGCTACTCGAATTCAAAATGCCTTTAGATGCTACAAG GCAAAGAAAACTCTCAGATGTCTCAAGGGGGTTAAAAGATTGCACATTATTGGGCAGACCAATCCAGTTAACAAGCAGACAGCTGCCACATTGAACTACATACAGTCTTGGAACAAGTTGCAGGCAGAGATAAGAAACCGGCGTGCCTTCATGGTCACTGAAGGGCGCAATAGGAAGAAGAAGCAAGAAAATCAAATGAAACTTGAAGCAAAACTCCAAAATTTGCAG GTCGAGTGGAATGGAGGCTCGGATACTATGGAGGAAATACTTGGGAGGATCCAACAAAGGGAAGAAGCCGCAGTAAAGCGTGAACGAGCTATGGCATATGCATTCAATCATCAG TGGAGAGCAAGGTCTGCCACAAGTCTTGGAAACTTCAACTATGAAGTTGGCAAGGGTGGCTGGGGTTGGAGCTGGATGGACCGATGGATAGCGGCACGGCCATGGGAGCCCCGATCACTGGTCCACCCCGAAAACCTGAAGAAAGGACAGGCAAAGAAGGAAAATGCCAGCACAAACCCATCAGCTCTGAAGCTGCAAGGCTCAATCAGTCTAAGCAACAACATCAATGATCGAAAAGCCCCTAAGAAGAAGTCATCACCATCTCCCCCTGATCAGAAGAAACCGGTAGCAGCATCTCCTCCTGATCAGAAGAAACCGGTAGCACTGTCTCCTCCTGATCATAAGAAAACCGTAACACCATCTCCTCCTGATCAAAAGAAACCGGTAGCAAGGGTGCAGAAGGCAAAGGCAGCTGGTCCTCCAAAGGCAAAGCCCAAGGACATGAAAGGGGGCCAACAGAAGAAGCAACAACAACTAGAGGTTCCTTCGCTCAGTGTGTAA
- the LOC4340175 gene encoding uncharacterized protein, translating to MTRGGRGEDDNEVDSWVKKESEWEEAGDGEEDDYSDETEYDDDDDESSDEDNDYFSMENRDVRFASEEKWESQIMEQMKFSVSTADPFDIRTIWKGSLHVDGPCQSLDPNLLSMNNFMPQLPLRMKKKNNEEPCRRAIQVFGLTVSSPDNVVQEIYGMFAFRDIRNSQERNFIFEYPRDRPFTLKPGSDKVQPLIQPPRGIYAIGPVVMEYHLMIKGQEEQEDRVLVDGYSIYCPSFYKERSRFHWHIDTGHCGAIDLKMAAVPNAVLATVEIEVIRLGGTHYDSLAIVVALSIIKGMYLVFDGKVSVGKLLPFTVCINREMHLKLFVYGYSSSQIGHGDCSPDGVVSDYDNDGFFSASEDVYYDVLNFIPQFGTYKKMSHNLEDMDVSVTVTWSSLY from the exons ATGACGCGCGGTGGCAGAGGAG AGGATGACAATGAGGTGGATTCATGGGTGAAGAAAGAATCTGAATGGGAGGAAGCAGGAGATGGAGAGGAAGACGATTATTCAGACGAAACCgaatatgatgatgatgatgatgaatctTCAGATGAAGACAACGATTACTTCTCAATGGAAAATCGGGATGTCCGCTTCGCTTCGGAGGAGAAGTGGGAGAGCCAAATCATGGAACAGATGAAATTCTCTGTCTCCACTGCTGATCCATTTGATATCAGGACGATTTGGAAGGGGTCTCTGCACGTCGACGGGCCGTGCCAATCTCTCGATCCAAACCTCTTATCTATGAACAATTTCA TGCCTCAGTTACCACTGagaatgaagaagaagaataatGAGGAGCCTTGCCGTCGAGCCATCCAGGTGTTTGGTCTGACTGTATCTTCTCCTGACAATGTTGTTCAGGAGATCTATGGTATGTTTGCATTCAGAGATATACGAAACAGCCAAGAACGCAATTTCATCTTTGAATACCCAAGAGACAGACCATTTACACTTAAGCCG ggTTCTGATAAGGTGCAACCCCTGATTCAGCCTCCTCGCGGCATTTACGCAATAGGGCCAGTGGTAATGGAGTATCACCTAATGATCAAAGGtcaagaagaacaagaagataGAGTATTGGTAGATGGTTACTCCATCTACTGTCCATCTTTCTACAAAGAACGTTCAAGGTTCCACTGGCACATTGACACTGGCCACTGTGGTGCCATTGATCTGAAGATGGCTGCTGTACCAAACGCCGTGCTGGCCACAGTGGAGATCGAGGTGATTCGTCTCGGAGGAACTCACTACGATTCGCTTGCCATTGTTGTCGCATTATCGATAATCAAGGGTATGTATTTGGTTTTCGATGGCAAGGTTAGCGTAGGCAAGCTACTGCCTTTCACGGTGTGCATCAACAGAGAGATGCATCTGAAGCTGTTCGTGTACGGCTACTCCAGTAGTCAGATTGGACATGGCGATTGCTCTCCAGATGGTGTTGTTAGTGATTACGACAATGATGGGTTCTTCTCCGCAAGCGAGGATGTTTATTACGACGTTTTGAATTTCATACCACAGTTTGGAACCTATAAGAAAATGTCACACAATCTTGAAGATATGGACGTGTCTGTGACGGTAACCTGGTCTAGCTTGTATTAG
- the LOC4340176 gene encoding tetrahydroanabasine acetyltransferase produces MESSPPPPPQMRVRVMETVHLRPPPADDAASFALSGLDTDRNVLDVTFRTLRFFPPPSLELDPLAVLPRAFAAALGMFVPLAGRIGDGGRVVWSAADAVPLVLAAADDVSVADVDTDSPGSDLLERLVPGDGDGDGVAGSPALALQVTRFACGGVALGMRVAHALCDGAGATKFLSAAARFARGAQEPAAVAPVWEREDRLGPRRPPRVVKPFERVLSLDDAAAAVHGPYGAAGDAQGQIARECFHVSDARVEELRAQLAGEAGIKLTTFEFLAAFIWRARTKARRTSPDEVVKMVYSMNISKLLTPPLPDGYWGNVCVPVYVALTAGELVAQPLADTAAMVKKSKQEVDDEYVRSYIDFHELHRGGGVTAGRGVSAFTDWRRLGHSEVDFGWGSPAAVLPLSWRLLGSTEPCFFVPYGAADERRRRGFKVFVAVPAMATHCFREEMQELSLQRHCLRSKEKL; encoded by the exons atggagtcgtcgccgccgccgccgccgcagatgcGTGTGCGCGTCATGGAGACCGTGCACCTGCGTCCGCCTCCGGCGGATGACGCGGCGTCGTTCGCGCTGTCCGGGCTGGACACGGACCGCAACGTGCTCGACGTGACGTTCCGCACGCTGCGCTtcttcccgccgccgtcgctcgagCTCGACCCGCTCGCCGTCCTCCCGCGCGCGTTCGCCGCCGCCCTGGGCATGTTCGTCCCGCTCGCCGGGAGGATTGGGGACGGAGGGCGCGTCGTCTGgtcggccgccgacgccgtgccCCTTGTTCTCGCCGCGGCGGACGACGTGTCGGTGGCCGACGTCGACACCGACAGCCCGGGCTCCGATTTGCTGGAGCGGCTCGTGCcgggggacggcgacggcgacggcgtggcggggTCACCGGCGCTCGCGCTCCAGGTTACGCGGTTCGCctgcggcggcgtcgcgctGGGGATGCGGGTGGCGCACGCGCTctgcgacggcgccggcgccaccaagttcctctccgccgcggcgcggtTCGCGCGCGGGGCGcaggagccggcggcggtggcgccggtgtGGGAGCGGGAGGACCGTCTCGGCCCGAGGCGTCCGCCGCGCGTGGTGAAGCCGTTCGAACGCGTCCTCTcgctcgacgacgccgccgccgcggtgcacGGACCgtacggcgcggccggcgacgcaCAAGGACAGATCGCGAGGGAGTGCTTCCACGTGAGCGACGCGCGCGTGGAGGAGCTCAGGGcgcagctcgccggcgaggccggcaTCAAGCTCACAACGTTCGAGTTCCTCGCCGCgttcatctggcgcgccag GACGAAAGCCAGAAGGACGAGCCCCGACGAGGTCGTGAAGATGGTGTACTCCATGAACATCAGCAAGCTCCTCACGCCGCCTCTCCCGGACGGCTACTGGGGCAACGTGTGCGTCCCAGTGTACGTCGCCctcaccgccggcgagctcgtcgccCAGCCGCTCGCGGACACAGCCGCCATGGTCAAGAAGAGCAAGCAGGAGGTGGACGACGAGTACGTCCGATCCTACATCGACTTCCACGAgctccaccgcggcggcggcgtcacggcGGGGCGCGGCGTGAGCGCGTTCACCGACTGGCGCCGCCTCGGCCACTCGGAGGTGGACTTCGGgtggggctcgccggcggccgtgcTGCCGCTCTCGTGGAGGCTGCTCGGGAGCACGGAGCCGTGCTTCTTCGTGCCGTACGGCGCAGCcgacgagaggcggcggcgcgggttcAAGGTGTTCGTCGCGGtgccggcgatggcgacgcaCTGCTTCAGAGAGGAGATGCAGGAGCTATCGTTGCAACGCCATTGCCTGCGTTCGAAAGAGAAGCTGTAA
- the LOC4340177 gene encoding protein SEEDLING PLASTID DEVELOPMENT 1 yields the protein MHLGVSLVPPLPLHFPRRAPYGFRSAAPRRIAVCPLLSVGRRRRLGAPPRAARGGGEGPEEEMRRLLELLPGELRRRVEGHPELPALVEVVMDLGRPPLARFPSGDFLLSQSPISFDDLRHATSQVGDFGADNRAGISRTLHRISAIRNRKGAIIGLTCRVGRAVPGSANLLQDLVKDGGSLLLIGPPGVGKTTVIREIARMLADDYRKRVMIVDTSNEIGGDGDIPHPGIGNARRLQVPNQDMQHKVLIEAVENHMPQAIVIDEIGTKLEAMAASTIAQRGIQLVATAHGITIENLIMNPSLDMLVGGVQSVTLGDEEANRRGVQKTVLERKGPSTFTCAAEIVSKIELRVHRSLEDTVDALLAGKMPNVEIRKVGSKGPVQEVYVQKERLDLGPSEGATQLDTDSLSNARRSLDSAFNLDPAEGHIGRSTEAEPDLNLYAYGISESTALQAIKQLELEDIVTLTYNISEADAVIALQSKLKKNTQIQAVVKSQDIPVFFTKTNSLVQIRRALRALVDDHTDGLMDFEDTEVRSSEETDALEEARLAIEQVVIPKGESVQLLPRPPSIIASQVDLVESFKLKWESIGQEPNACLRILPQFVGVEEGGKSVKQEAATELTDSDNSDDMDYKQNGVSRLPFLPE from the exons atgcACCTCGGCGTCTCCCTCGTCCCACCCCTCCCGCTCCACTTCCCCCGCCGCGCGCCCTATGGATTCCGCTCCGCTGCTCCCCGCCGGATAGCCGTTTGCCCCCTCCTCTCCGTCGGTCGGCGCCGCCGGTTGGGGGCCCcaccgcgcgcggcgcggggaggtGGGGAGGGGCCCGAGGAGGAGATGCGGAGGCTGCTGGAGTTGCTCCCCGGGGAGCTGAGGCGGCGGGTGGAGGGGCACCCGGAGCTCCCGGCGCTGGTGGAGGTGGTCATGGACCTcggccgcccgccgctcgcccgcttcCCCTCCGGCGACTTCCTCCTCTCGCAGAGCCCCATCTCCTTCGACGACCTCCGCCacgccacctcccag GTTGGGGATTTCGGAGCGGACAATCGAGCTGGAATTAGCCGGACGCTGCACCGGATCAGCGCGATTCGCAACCGGAAGGGCGCCATCATAGGCCTCACTTGCCGGGTTGGGCGTGCCGTGCCTGGAAGTGCTAATTTGCTGCAGGATTTGGTGAAGGATGGTGGGTCATTGCTGCTCATCGGTCCACCGGGTGTGGGGAAGACGACTGTCATAAG AGAAATCGCTCGAATGCTAGCTGATGATTATAGGAAGAGGGTGATGATTGTTGACACATCCAATGAGATAGGTGGAGATGGAGATATTCCTCACCCAGGAATAGGCAATGCCCGCAGGTTACAAGTGCCTAACCAAGATATGCAGCATAAG GTATTGATAGAAGCTGTGGAAAACCACATGCCCCAGGCAATAGTCATCGATGAAATTGGAACGAAGCTAGAGGCTATGGCTGCTAGCACCATTGCACAACGGGGGATACAACTTGTTGCCACTGCCCATGGAATAACAATAGAGAATCTGATCATGAATCCATCACTAGATATGCTTGTAGGAGGTGTGCAG AGCGTCACCCTTGGTGATGAAGAAGCTAATCGAAGAGGGGTCCAGAAAACTGTCCTAGAGCGCAAGGGTCCATCGACTTTTACATGTGCTGCGGAGATTGTCTCCAAAATTGAATTGCGCGTCCATCGTAGTTTGGAAGATACTGTAGATGCTCTGCTTGCAG GCAAAATGCCTAATGTTGAAATTCGTAAAGTTGGTTCAAAGGGGCCAGTACAGGAAGTTTATGTGCAAAAGGAACGGTTGGATCTTGGTCCTTCTGAAGGTGCAACTCAATTGGACACTGATTCTTTGAGCAATGCAAGAAGAAGCTTAGACTCGGCATTTAATCTTGATCCTGCTGAAGGGCATATAGGGAGATCAACTGAAGCTGAACCAGACCTCAATCTATATGCTTATGGG ATCTCGGAGTCGACTGCCTTGCAAGCCATTAAACAGCTGGAGCTGGAGGACATTGTAACCTTGACTTATAACATCAGTGAAGCTGATGCAGTGATTGCATTGCAATCGAAGCTCAAGAAGAATACCCAGATTCAGGCTGTTGTGAAGTCTCAAGATATACCTGTTTTTTTCACCAAG ACAAACTCCCTGGTGCAAATCAGAAGGGCACTTCGTGCCCTTGTTGATGATCACACGGATGGGTTGATGGATTTTGAAGATACTGAAGTGAGATCTTCGGAGGAAACTGATGCTTTGGAG GAAGCTAGATTGGCAATCGAGCAAGTAGTGATCCCAAAAGGTGAAAGCGTGCAGCTACTGCCCAGACCACCAAGCATCATCGCTTCCCAGGTGGATCTAGTCGAAAGTTTCAAGCTCAAGTGGGAATCTATAGGCCAGGAGCCAAACGCATGCCTCAGAATTCTTCCGCAATTCGTAGGCGTGGAAGAAGGCGGCAAGTCTGTCAAGCAAGAAGCTGCAACTGAGCTCACAGATTCAGACAATTCAGATGACATGGACTATAAACAGAACGGTGTCAGCAGGCTGCCTTTCCTCCCAGAGTAG